The segment acaaacgtttattttgaatgcgattaatcgtttgacagcactactttaaACAAACTCGCCCTGTGGCCCAAACGATCATTCCTCCAGTTCTCCAGGTGGCGCTGTAAGCGAGTAAACAGCTGCCTCTAGCGCTTACCGAAGAACACAAGAGAGCTGCTTCATTTATCAGCGGATAGGAAAACATGCACGTCTgttttagattacatttatttgtttgacgTAGATTTGAGAAGTACTAACCACTGTTTCGTATTGAGATTAAGAGCATATGTAAAATGGCCGCGAATCCACCTGGACAAGGTAAATACTGTAGCATATCAAATGCCAAAAACAAAGTAAATCCCTAGATATCGCTAACTATACAGTGCGGTTGAGCGTCAGACATTAAGGAATTAAACTTTAATCAGTCGTTGTGCCCCTCTCGTGCTGTTTTTTATTAGATTTGCGAGTTTCCAATTTCACTCGTTacttattattaactattatatgtgtgtgtttatttgatctCAGTAGGATTTCAGAACAAAAACAGGGTTGCTATTCTAGCTGAGCTCGATAAGGAGAAGAGACGTCTGATACAGAGTCAGTCGATGAATAACCCAGGAGCCAGGTACTGCTTTAACAACACGACACTATTAGATGTATTTCTTTTGTATTTCTCAgtgttctctctctctaattAACCATACTGTTAAGTCAGTATCTGTCCTAGCAATAACCAGCTTATTTGCATACTCATAAAAATCCCTAGCCTTTGCCGTATAAgatgtttttctctcttctttccCAGCATCCCCCTCTCTCGACCAGCCGTGAAGGAGTTCAGGGATCAGGCCGAACAGCAGCACATCGCAGCACAACAGAAAGCAGCTCTACAGGTACCGTAAGCTTCATGTTGGGAGTTTCTGTGTTCGTCTGTTCTTGATGATGCCCATCAGATCATATTTGTCTCTGGTTTGGTTTCAGCATGCACATGCACACTCATCCGGCTTCTTCATCACTCAGGATTCATCCTTCGGTAACCTTATACTGCCTGTGTTACCCAGACTCGACCCGGAGTAAATCGACTGACTTGCTACTCAAAGCTGTAATGTGGTTAATCcagattgttttttattaatgtaaaggTTTCTGATTTTGAGATTGTTCTATACTAGTTagtattttttcatgattttatatAAAAGGTAAAACACTTGACCATTATCgtgttttcattttttgataTATGTGActgatatattaatatatttttgttgttattttcattattttattgggTTAGAAGAGACGAGTTCAGTACCATCTAATGACCACAATAGTTTACTAAAGTCAATTTTTTTTCACCATTCCAAAGGCACGGGTCaataataaagcaaaataatttgcaatattttatatttgcaacTAAATGTGTAACTAAGTAGTTAAACATGTTATGGATGTCAAGTAGAATTATGTGGTCCACAAAAATCTTAGTTCTAAAACTAAGCCGTGTCAGATTAAAAcccgaaagaaaaaaaatctgactttatTCGGATCACAGGGTTGCTTTATTTATGGTAGTATTAacgattttgtttgtttttgtaacctTAAATAATCCTTGTTGTGTATGTTctagaataaattatataatatcagGCACATATGTTGAACAGGCACATAACTGTAACATATCTAACACACAGAGTATCTAACAATGACCCATTTCTGATAAGTGCTTACTATTGAAGAGAACATCTACATTAACACAGAACATTTCCAAAACGGGAATATATACGAGTAATAGCAGGATTAGTTCCACTACATTCATAAGTTTAcaacatatatggaataactcAAACTCGCAATTGTTGCCATACGTAGTAAAAATACCATAACACAAAATTAGCATCCAAATGCCTTAAGATGACTTAAAACTGCACTGGATAGAGAACATTTTGCATTGCACAGAAGACAAGTGTAGTTACAATATAATCAAGACAAAAGGACAACATAGTTTCATACACAGAAACAACAATTAAGACTTACCTTAAAGAGCATTGAGACGTGAAACATGATGGCCTATGTCAGTCATACAACTGAATTTAAAGCTGCCGTATGTTTTCTAACGATAAATGACTTCCTCCCGTACCATGCAGCCCTTTGTAGACTAACTTAGGAGTGTAAACACAGTGACTCTGTGGCCCTTTCTTGGTTTATTCAAgccatacataaaaaaaagagatacccattagcattcccatttatCCAAAAGGCAGTTGCTCAGCTGGCGCAAGACCTCTGTAAGAATCCACTTTCTTTGAGCATGGACACAGACTTTTTTTCTGATCCAATCATTTGAGCTGGGAATGCCATGTGACTAATAACTCTGGAGCCCCTGCAAAATTACACTGAGACATGCTGACAACACTGATTGGCTGATGGCACCACGAAAACATGCATAGTCCCAAGCCCTTCACAAGCGACTATCCTGAGTGACACAAAAGGCAGCAGACTGGGGAGAAATATATGTTCATTAGAGGCTTGAAGAGCCCTCCAAATTGTCACTTGGCAAATATAAGGTTATCAAGTTGGTTAACTCCTGGTGTAGGCATCTGTCAACAGTGGCTAACTGAACCTTCCTAATCACCCGAACCTTGGCTGATTGGTTTAAGCTGCCCAAAACATCAACTTCTTGTTCACCAAATGCCATGCATTTGGGTCGGGACTACCTGCTTGTCCAAAAAATGGAAGACAGAAGAGGTGTTTGGGAAACTTGCTTGGAAACAGCAGATCGGTTTGATGCTACTAGTGGCTCAAAAGTGACACTTCAGCTTTAAGCAGAGTCAGTAGAGTCAAAAGAACCAGCAATGACAAAGTTGGTGCTGCCAGGATGGGAACTCCCTGACTGGACGGCTTGTTGCCTGAGGTCATTGCAGATCAGGACTAGCTGATTGCTCTGGGCCTCGGACAAGGAGCTGCAACTCTGGTAAACACTGAAATTGGTCTTTCTCCCTGGAATGTTGCCTTTCTCACACATGGTCTTCACCATCTTTGCTAATTTGTTCTTTCCCAGAGCTTGGCAGTTGTACCAATGCAGGGCGGCGAGGTTGACCACAGGCTTGATGGAGAGATAAAAGGGGGCATCTTCAAAGAGCATTGCTTGAGGTCTGCGCTGAGCGTATTCCTTGTAGTCCTGCACAGGGCAGGTTTGAGGAGCATGCGGGGTAGCGTAGATGTGGCACTCGGTTGTGGACCTTCGGTTTCTGGCATTAGGGTCAGTAAAATCCTGGTAGGTCCACTCCAGACACTCTAGTCCTGTTTCTGTGGTGAGCAAACGCACATCTCCCCATTTGAGTGTGGAGCTATGGAAGCCTGTACAGTGGCCAAAAGCCTTGGTGTTGTTGAGCCACACCAGGTTAAGCAGACCCTCAGGGTTGAAGCGACTCAGAAGCCCCCGTTTCCTTAGAAGCAATTCATCAGCAAAGGTCAGCTTCATTGACTTGTGGGGTTTGTTGCCTTTGCCTTTGAACTTGAGCTCCAGCTGCTTTTGCTTGAGGGCATCCTGGGATCTCTGGAACTCCCGGTCTCTTGTAATGCTGTAGGCGTAGTGATGCTCCTTCAGATAACGCTCCAGTCCACATTGGTAGTTGGCCAGGCTGTTGGGCTCATACTCCGAGCCATCCCTTTGGCGTGCATCCACGAAGAAGGAGGCCAAGTAGATGTCCAACTCTTGGCAGGGGATGAAGTATATCTCTCTGGTCTCGTTGGGATACTTAGAAACCAGGAAGTCCCGAAAGTTGCGAAGAGCTGTTTGGGTGCTGCGAATGGTCTTCTCATTCTGTTCTCGGTATGCTCTTTCATCCATATCTGCTGAAAATGGAAGAAGGTAGTGTTTTCATATGTAATACGAAACAAAACTTAGAAAACAAAATGGACTTCAGTTAGGGTAGACTGCATATTTAGTTTGACATGAATGGAAATACATTTCTGTCTCTCAGTAAAGGATACACCTAAATGGCAATGatcaaaaatggtttaaaattagtGGTCACCAACCCTAGTTCTCAGTTACCCTcaactctgcacattttgtatgtttccctAAACAAGCTCACCTAAATCTACTCAACAGCTCATTGGTAGAGACTCCAAGACATGAAATgagtgtcagataagagagacatatAAAATGTGTACTGTCGAGGGCACTCCAGGGCCAGGGTTGGAGGCCAAGGGTCTAAGGTAAACATCAATAGCTTTTTGTCCATAAGGTGTTTTTGGAAAGACAAGGTTTTTAAAGGGGTAACAAGATTTTCAAGGCACAATACATTTAACAGACTGTACCATATTAAATATAAGAGGACTATCCTGACTATGCTCCATTTCTCAGATTCCATTGGGGTACAGTCCAATCCTTAGGTAAAGGTTTCTAATCTCTGACTCTGTATTGGTTGTAGTGCTGACTGAGTTATtcgttttcaaaataatttttccaaTAAAATACAGAAGCATCTCAATATTGTGATATTCTGTTTATTACTCACAGTAACAGTCATTGAACCCACTGGTTCATACAATGTAGTGTAACATCATTAcgcatttatttttcacagtcTGCACCTTGACAATCTTATTACGTGACACAAATCTGCTATTCAGAGAGGAAGAGGTGAGCATGCAATCATACAGTCATTAATATCAGTATTACCTATTTACCTAATtttaacactgaaataaatactGGTCAGACAAAATAATACTGATACAGGGCATACAAAACTAGTATTTGATTCCATTCATAAAACAAATTGGCAAACAACAACTGATTGAAAGTTTCCAATAAATGTGCTGCCATACATTCCTCACTTTGTGATGGATTATGGCTAAGGACAAAAGAGATCAAGGCCGAAATGTGACGAGAAATACTAATGTTCTTTTAGAGTGGTCACATGTCCACTGTAAATCAGATaaggtaaatgttttatttgctgaCGATTGGTAGAAGCTCTCCCTTTGCTTTCATGCTTTTAATCTTGGCTTTGATGCTGTCGTCCATGGCCTGTCGGCATCTGACTGCATAGTGGGCCAATGTTTCCTCCTTCTCGTCCCATGGAGGCAGAGCGTGGAAGACTTCAGGAGCCGCCAAGCTCAGTTCTGCAATGGCTGCTGTTCTCGAAATGGTATTGCGGTCGACGCCAACTCTATCAAAAGCCACTTTCATGGACACGCTACGTCGAAACTCTTGCAGTGCCGCCATATATCGTGCAATCACGCCCACAACATTTTTCACTGAAAAATAGTAACAGAATTCTTAAGTGAAACTGTACACACTGGGACAAGATTTAACTTGAGCGCAAATCAAAATCTAGCATTAATACTCATTAATAATGAGTTAAAAGTTAACAAATCCCAGTTTATCTATTGAGCCCATCTAAAATAGCTAGACTTTGGATCCCAATCCCAGTCTTACAGTACTTACTTCGGACACGTGTGTTCTCGCCGTCTCTGCTTCTCTTTGATGAAATCTTGATGGTCCTCTGCCTGTCCAGTGGATGCAACTCCACTTCCTCAAAAGAGTCAAAGAGGGCTGGTGGGTCAAACACAGCGCCCTCTTCAGGAATGGAGGCGATAATCTGATGTGAGCTTCCTGGCTCCATCTGACTTGATGAAAGTGTCCTTCTTTTATCTACCAATCGAAGAAAACAAGACAATCCTTATCCAAATTACAACCTGCATTCGGATCTCCATGCTTCCATTCATATCATAAAATCTAGGTATTATCCAGAAATGCAATATGATGGGTTTATAAGGAATAGTCACCTGGTCGTAGCTGGTCTTGCAGGAAGTCACAGATGAGCTCAGCCTTCTTGGTGAGTTCCTGTTGCAGAAGCTCTTTGTCTTGCTTCAGGCTGCTGATGGTTTCACCCATCAACTCATTTTTGCTTCTCTCAGCCTGCAGTAGTGCTTTCAGTCTCTCTATTTCATACACAGCTGGAGAAACTGTTTGAAATAGAAACAGAGCTTTACCTCATGAGGTCCTTCTACCCCTGGAAAGATATATCTAAATGTAATTTTGAGCGCTAATCtgaaatttgctaaaaaaaaaaaaaaatactaaacagaaaacaaagaaatacGTGGCTAGTGGTAAACATTTAGGCCTGCCATCTGATTTAAACAATTGAATTAATTACAagacattttgatttattatccAAATTAATCACTATTAACTACATACGGTATATCTACAGCAATCTGTGGTTTACAGGACATTCATCCATTCAATTTGTAATGTTTATCTTATTTGTTTCATGTGCATCTTACTGTTTTTTTAGCGTCTTACATcatgattgttgttgttgttgttttttgcaacTTGACTTTACTGCACTGTAGCAGTATGTCAGTACGCACTATTTTGGCAAATTTGTATtgcataattttttacttttgtttctaTCACAACACACAGCTCTACATGCTTAGTgtgaataatgtaaaaaaagtatctatttttatttgaacCCAAATGCATCTATCTCaccaatacaaaatattttttcaatgttATAAGAAGTTTATTCTGATTGACTGCCATGCAAAATCTTCAAATGCGGTCCATTTATCATTGCTTTTGTTGTTCGTTTTTGATTTTACTCGATTTAAAAACTTCCCCAGAGATTTCTTTGCCTTTGTTTGGGTTGTTTTAAATGTAGATTTAACTCTCGAATTCTTATCTAAATGCCTTTTCTTTAAGTGGGTTTATTTTAGCCACTTCTACAATGAGTATtcaaatgaattataaatataaattacactGTTGCTCTTTTGACAGcttttattgtcctcatttgttagTTGCttgggataaaagcgtctactaaatggaattgtaaattaattttgtgattacattaaaaaacataatttgaaaaGACCATACAACCACCTCAAAGTAATGCTATCAAATCACAGACGCAGACTAgcaaaagcaaaattaaaataaaacaaaatacattgaatTAAGAAGCAGTCACTAAAAGACTCCTACCTTATAATATAAGATGCCATATGCAAAAATGCCGATTAATCAGAGCAATTGATTCAAAGACAAAAACAGATCACAGACAAAATTTGGTGATTTTATTGTAACACAtcagaaaaatgacaaataagaCCACTTAAGACACCAGGATGATGGAGCATTTACACACTTGAAAATAAACATCAGGTTTGTTGTATAAGTGCTAAAATAAGGGCAAGTTCAGCATCAGTGTGAAGGTACAGAACAAGACACTTTTAAACCCATCGAGAAGACTCTTCTTTCATAATAAATGCTAATGTCATCTTTTTTCTCTTTACAATAAACACTTGTGGACAATGTGATATACCTacctagttttattttattattttattgtaagaaACATAATACTTGATTGTAAAAAGTGATCTGACTAGCTGAGCCTTCCAATGTTTTTAAAGTCTCCTTTTCTAATGCCATCCAAAGAACTCCAGGAAATATTGTAAATGTGTGAGCCCTTGAGTGACGTTTTCATTACACACTCATTGCAACACCTCACAGGAAGAAATTCCGAAATATCAAGAATGAACACAGTTGTTGAAAATTGTCTGAATGTTTATACCGAATAATCTCTCGCGGTCTCTCATTTTATATGCTGTTAAATGCTGATTGGTCAACATGAAATCACTTAggtaaaaattacaaatgcaataCAAAAGAGCGGAGTAATAAAACTTTGTTGGAtgcttataaatatctaaaatctCCATTTTTCTCTCAGTCATGCAAAAGGAATGATGCAATTAGTGTGATGCTGCTTGATAAAACAGATCATTTCATGGAACCAGCAGAGGAAGAAATtaagataaaacaataaaatacagtttaagcTGGTTTTGATATAGTGATAATtcacatttgtatatttaaagaTATTGGATATGAGTAAAAACCATTAGAATGGTTTGACAAAACTCAAAATATCTTGATTGTTACAATGCTACATGACTTAAAGCACTAGACTAATCTAAAGGTTTAAATGGTTATAAACAGGTTTGTGTTGACTAAACAAGTCAATAGTCAGTAACTATCACAGTATAGATAATGTAGGTTTTGTTGAAATGAATGGAATAGAAAAAGTTCATGTGTCTGACCGTGAATCGTTCATCTTTTAGTGCTGTTGCTGAACTGAATCAACTTTAAACGATTCCAGACTGAATCGTTCATGTCCTAGACACAGCTTTCATTCAACCGCTGGCCAAAACacggttttattttcatttcctttATAATAATAGCATTTGTCTGTGAGTGGAATTTTTTTGGGATCAGCAGTTACATATAGGAAGGGTCATTTTTGCCTGAAGATTGTTCGTCACAAAAAATAAAGGACTCTTGGGAAGTTTCTTGCTTCTTTTTTTGACCGATTCGAAGCCTGCATTTATTAATACAGGCCTTCTTCAGTTTAGACGATTCCACGGGTGTCCATCCGTCTATTGTAGAACAACGCAGAACATAtgctgcaaagaaaaaaaaacaaaggaaaattacatttgaattaaaaacattttagggAAAACAACAACAGTGAGTGAAGGCTTTGAGACAAACTCAAAAAGTCCCATGATTGGTCTTTGAAATATAAAGAATATTCACCAAATCAACTACGTGAAATGattgaatgcattttattaaaatgtaaataatcttAAAGTAATATCTGAATAGTGTCTGCAGTAGCAGAAATCTGTTGAAGTTGTATCAGTTCTGTGAATCAGTCAGTTTCAGTCAATTGATTCAAACTTTGACTCACTTTGTATCATCTctcaaaaaatattgtatttctcaatgttgcaataaaatatatatactggtCATTGCTATTATGCATGGTTATATCAGcgcagttaaatatatatataaaaaaatatctttatttagtGAAAAACAGCATTGTTGTGGTCTATAACACTATAAATCTACCTGatggttctgaaaaaaaaataaaaataaaataattttatccaTTTAGAGTGTAAATTTTAAGATATCAGCGAAAAATCAGCTGAAGGCTGATCGATAATATTTTGTcacgtctcttctgctcacaaagactgcatttatttcagcaaaaacacagttaaatcagtgatattgtgaaatattattacaatttaaaagaactgttttgcatttgaatacatttagaaatgtatttgatTCCTttgatttaaagctgaattttcagcataatttctccagtcttcagtgtcacatgatccttcagaaatcataatgatatgcagatttgctgctcatttcttattattcttgATAATGAAACTGATATTAATATTTGCAGTAGTATTGTCATTgatattaacatttttgtggaaagtacAACagtgttctttgatgaatagaagcaATGTACAATTGCACAAAAAAagcgaaaaataaaaaaagtgataaatcagtagaacggaaaaaaaaaaacacatagccCTAAATCATCCTGAGGTTATCAGTAAAAGCTGTCTGTCCCGTTTCAACTACTCACACATAATCCCATCCACTCTTCTTCTGTCCAAGATCTTTTTCCCATCTGGGACTTTCCCCCTCTTCCCGAAAGCGACGGCTCCGTTCAGATCCTCCTCGCTGAAGAAGTGCTCGAACAGCAGGTGGAAGAGTCTCATGCTGTCCTGCCGGGACTCCTGCAGCATGGACGCCAGCTTGTAGTGCGGCAGGTAGAGTCCGCTCCCCGGAAACAGCTCCTGCTCCCCGAGCCGGGCCGGACTGGACAGAGGCATCTGCGTCCGCTCGTGAAACACCAGGATCCGATCAATGACCGTCTGCAGGTTCTGTAGAGTTATCGTATCTGCGCAGATCACGAGACATGCATTAAAAAGAGCTCCCCTGCCCAAACGGACACAGTCGAGGTTCTCCTGGCTCACCTATGCCTGTTATAAACTCTTCCAGGTGTTTTCTCTCTTCAAAATACCTCTCATTGTTTGGACTGAGATCTGACGGGCAGAACTGCTCTTCTGAGCCGTGTGCGGCTGGAATCAGATGCTCTGTAATACATCAAATGAGCGTTTTAGGAGCTTTAATAGAGGACGAGCTCTTCTGTCCCGACCAATCAGCAGGCAGGGACCAGATCACCACACACCTCAAACGACATGCTTTTCCCACACCACATCACAGGAAAGGACCGGTCTGTATTGAGTCCACAGACAATAAAGCCTTTTTGAGCagagagattttattttatttgccatGATGCAAAGTTTGCTCCAAATTCATTTGCCTCATGCAAATTCATCCATTGTAGAAATAAATACAGAGGATAATTTCGACTGGCGCACCACAGCACAGCTGCAGTGTTAAGGAGAAGATCACAAAACCTGTCACTTTAATAGCAAGCGAAAACATCAGTGACTGTTAAGATCGTTCGCATTCTGacattaatatatgtaaataaaatgtaattaaattgcaGTAACAAGAATATGTCTTTGTAACACCTTAAAAAatgtgcatgcaaaaaaaaagtgtttcttaaGGTAAATATGAGCAGGATAGGTTATTGACAGGTTTTGTGAGTTTTACCAATTAATATAAAACGGCAATATTTTTTAGAGCTTAACAGGTTcttgcacaaaaaaacaaaactaaccaTGGAGGGCTTTCAAAATCACAGCGTAATCCATCTTCTCCTGTGAACCTGGAAACAGAACACAATTATAGTTTGTCCACCATAAAGAGATCTTAATAGTATCTTTAAAGCGTCTCAATGCATGCTTATGATAAAACACACAATCATATGACATTAAATCTACTGACATCCATTTCCCTCTCAATAAAGAGAGAAGGTGTCATGAAAACTCACCTGTTATGTTCGTTCGGTTTATTTGGAGTTAAAGCAATAACAGCCTCATCCATTTCCATCTGGACTGAAATGTCAAATATCCCCAGAGACTCTTGGGAAAACAGCTTAATGCCTTATTGCAGAATGGGAGAGGACGCCATCTCATTAACTAGCGTAACCCAGACTAAATCACTGCCTGCGTCATAGGGAGTTTACTCATGACATGAAGAGAGAGATGCTCACTTCCCAGGAAACTGAATTTTAACATGAAAAAGTAATCATCGTTAAGCACAAGTCTAGAATTAATGGAACAAATTTAAACCACAatgtaaaagatattttatatatatatatatatattaccaggCCCTCTCTCGACGCAACTGTTAGAAGAgatgatgcaatgaaaaaaagaaattgcaTTGCACATATGAGAAAGTCACATCTGCATTTGATTTCTCGGTTTCATCTGTTTTAAGGCGTAATGCCTCTCAGCTGGAGGCCCGGAATAATAATGTTCAACCAGCTTGAATAAAATGAGGAAAACTTCTGCATTACCTTGTTATGAAATCAAAcatttgcagcaaaaaaaaaaattttttttttgaaatggaGTACTATGGACGGATGACATTACAGAAGAACATGGCCTAAATCAGTTTCTAATGTGATACATCCAGTTATGGCCAATGAAAATTATTCTTCTAGTCCCGATGCAAATGTTGCATTTGAAAGGtttatatacactgaacaaaattctaAATGCGACACTTCAGTTTTTACCCCCACTTTTcgtgagctgaactcaaagatctgagactttttctatgtacacaaaaggcctatttcccAATATTCCACAACAGCCGAAAGCTGCACGTTTGTAAAAAACTGTTCCGTCCAgtcattttaacttcaaaccgttaCTTTTGGtctctggccaaaatatgagttcatTCTCAAAATGCCCATCCCATCTTGTGtcccacatcaaaatccacccacatatttgttaagAACTGTTGAGATCTGTTTGGGCTTGCAAATAGTGTTTGATCTATGGAGATTTCTTTCCtgattaagacatttttttcacTGGTGGAAAAATAAAGGACTTGAATTTTAGgaatagtttgaagttaaaatggact is part of the Carassius auratus strain Wakin chromosome 10, ASM336829v1, whole genome shotgun sequence genome and harbors:
- the LOC113109636 gene encoding uncharacterized protein KIAA1958 isoform X1 codes for the protein MKGRRLNMEDCLHTSSDSLAKLVKWAHSHGTICTLIPNLKHMLNEGSHGTLTALWGCSAGHAYHWPLNTTCKKTNKERNLESRSINTDSMIQAVSVMQNTSERFLGSAAKNKGDPSQIHDSCDLSNCSEPSEMDDNGEDYNSHLYDIVCESSATDEDGDSDFHHASNITPRKRSGAEDSTDPALKKIKQERGEDYYSVANPQMPSSSDVKLTTQSPKPNVHTTPSSRSAMSQKPSSVDGDSMMVSSSPLDGSPSSMIKPLRAPFHVTQNKMQVNSNPACSQSLATLPHSGRIDAMGVLHRDEYPRPSLSYGEASVGVNPEMDLLAAQTLNTEARADNSADMDERAYREQNEKTIRSTQTALRNFRDFLVSKYPNETREIYFIPCQELDIYLASFFVDARQRDGSEYEPNSLANYQCGLERYLKEHHYAYSITRDREFQRSQDALKQKQLELKFKGKGNKPHKSMKLTFADELLLRKRGLLSRFNPEGLLNLVWLNNTKAFGHCTGFHSSTLKWGDVRLLTTETGLECLEWTYQDFTDPNARNRRSTTECHIYATPHAPQTCPVQDYKEYAQRRPQAMLFEDAPFYLSIKPVVNLAALHWYNCQALGKNKLAKMVKTMCEKGNIPGRKTNFSVYQSCSSLSEAQSNQLVLICNDLRQQAVQSGSSHPGSTNFVIAGSFDSTDSA
- the LOC113109637 gene encoding SOSS complex subunit C isoform X1; the protein is MAANPPGQVGFQNKNRVAILAELDKEKRRLIQSQSMNNPGASIPLSRPAVKEFRDQAEQQHIAAQQKAALQHAHAHSSGFFITQDSSFGNLILPVLPRLDPE
- the LOC113109636 gene encoding uncharacterized protein KIAA1958 isoform X2, with translation MKGRRLNMEDCLHTSSDSLAKLVKWAHSHGTICTLIPNLKHMLNEGSHGTLTALWGCSAGHAYHWPLNTTCKKTNKERNLESRSINTDSMIQAVSVMQNTSERFLGSAAKNKGDPSQIHDSCDLSNCSEPSEMDDNGEDYNSHLYDIVCESSATDEDGDSDFHHASNITPRKRSGAEDSTDPALKKIKQERGEDYYSVANPQMPSSSDVKLTTQSPKPNVHTTPSSRSAMSQKPSSVDGDSMMVSSSPLDGSPSSMIKPLRAPFHVTQNKMQVNSNPACSQSLATLPHSGRIDAMGVLHRDEYPRPSLSYGEASVGVNPEMDLLAAQTLNTEARADNSDMDERAYREQNEKTIRSTQTALRNFRDFLVSKYPNETREIYFIPCQELDIYLASFFVDARQRDGSEYEPNSLANYQCGLERYLKEHHYAYSITRDREFQRSQDALKQKQLELKFKGKGNKPHKSMKLTFADELLLRKRGLLSRFNPEGLLNLVWLNNTKAFGHCTGFHSSTLKWGDVRLLTTETGLECLEWTYQDFTDPNARNRRSTTECHIYATPHAPQTCPVQDYKEYAQRRPQAMLFEDAPFYLSIKPVVNLAALHWYNCQALGKNKLAKMVKTMCEKGNIPGRKTNFSVYQSCSSLSEAQSNQLVLICNDLRQQAVQSGSSHPGSTNFVIAGSFDSTDSA
- the LOC113109637 gene encoding SOSS complex subunit C isoform X2, with the protein product MAANPPGQGFQNKNRVAILAELDKEKRRLIQSQSMNNPGASIPLSRPAVKEFRDQAEQQHIAAQQKAALQHAHAHSSGFFITQDSSFGNLILPVLPRLDPE